One Babesia bigemina genome assembly Bbig001, chromosome : V genomic window, AAAGGTTGGATTATAACAACAAAATGGTTGCCATTCGTAAGGTCCATATATTTACCCACCTCTCTGATACGCAAATAGACAAACTCATCAAAGCAATAAAAACCATTCGCTACAAACAAAACGATACTGTATTTGTTGAAGGGGAAATAGGAGATACGTTGTATATAATCaaaagtggagaagttgCAATCATAAAAGATGGTATTAAAATTAGGACTCTTGGGAAACATGACTATTTCGGCGAACGGTCTCTCTTATATGATGAACAAAGGAGCGCATCGGTAATCGGAAACGCCTCTCAAATCGATCTTTGGGTGGTGGAAAAACCTATATTTATGGAGGTATGCCCCCTTTCACTTATGCTTTTTCATGCATTTGCAGATAATGGAACCTACAATGTTGCAACATCTAGAGAAGAGGATCAAAATGCAGGATACCCGGGTACAATTTCAAGAACTCAAGGTGGTGAAAACTATAGGTCATGGTGAGGCCCTTCAGTTGGATATTAAATTATCCGAATGTAGGAACGTTTGGTACCGTCAAACTAGTTACCCATGAGACAACGGGCGTAAGGTTTGCTTTGAAGTGTGTCAGCCGGAAGTGCATTCGAGCTCTCAAGCAGGAAAAACATATCAAACTAGAGAGAGAAATTATGGCGCAGAATGACCATCCTTTTATCATTCAATTGGGTATGTTACAATTCATAAAATATCACCCAAACTACAGTGAAAACCTTTAAAGATGCTGAAAATGTCTACTTTCTCACGGAACTCGTTACGGGAGGCGAACTGTACGACGCAATCAGAAAAATCGGACTGCTGTCGAGATCCCAAGCACAATTTTACATAGCCTCCATTGTTTTGGCGTTTGAGTATCTCCATGAAAGACAAATCGCATATAGAGTTAGTTGGGGTAATTAAACGATTCCTATCACTATGTAGGATCTCAAACCTGAAAACATTTTGCTCGACGAGCAGGGGTATATCAAATTGATAGATTTCGGATGTGCCAAAAAAATAAAAGGCAGGGCCTACACCCTCATCGGGACGCCACACTATATGGCACCCGAGGTCATACTCGGTAGGTATTTAAGCTTGATTCGCTAATGGTCACAGGCAAGGGGTATGGTTGTCTAGCAGACGTCTGGTCTTTCGGCATTTGCCTATATGAGTTTATTTGTGGCCCTTTACCTTTCGGAAACGATGCTCAAGATCAAATTGACATATTCAGAGATATTCTGAAAGGTTGGCTCAGACGTTACCAATGATTATCTGCAGGAAATTTGTCCTTTCCCGAATATATCAAGGACCAAGATGCTATCAATATCATTAACAGATTGTTATGCAGGGTGCCTGAGGTGCGATTAGGCAGCTCTATCAACGGTTTTAATGATATCAAAAATCATTCATATTTCAGAGTAAGTACTCTGCGTTTTTGACTGACAACATACAGGATTTCGACTGGGACAAACTGTCTGGAAGAGCTATGCAACCGCCTTATGTGCCCAACGGCGAAACGTACAACGAAGACGAGGTTAGACGTGAATGTATTGGTGCGAACGTGTGCAGGTCCAGGAACAAGTCCAGGCATTCCAAGAAATGGATGATATTAAGACAGACGATGATTGGGAATTAGATTTTTGAACTGCAGAGGAGGCGAACATTTCGTGGCTGCCTATGTGTGTTGAGCGAGACCCTAAATGATTGTTACCGTGCCACCTGGAATCCAGATGGCACAGCCAAGGACACACACCGCTCTAATGTTATTTTTAAAGTATGCGGGGAGAAGTAGTTTGCTGTGTTGTAAAGGACGTGCTTCACGGAAGCCGTGACGATGCGTATCAACGCGACAACGGCTGCACACGTCCGTTCCACCTCGCACAGCtactggccagtgtagtcGGTATTGCGGTATTTTGCGGTTTCTGGTATGGCATTCGTCCCTCTTTCGTGTTCCCGTACTATTATTATATCAATACTGCCGTGTGTGTATTATGCGTCGTGGTATTGGGGCTCTTCGCAGGAGTCACACTGTCTGATCCAGTCGACccaagggcaagaaagaGAGGAGGCGCTGAAAACGTGAAGAAGTGCGATTCTGACACATGTTGCGACATTTGCGGCGTTGTGGATCTCAGCGCTAAGCATTGCAATATATGCAACAAATGCGTGTTGCGGTTTGATCATCATTGCATATGGGTAAACAACTGTGTTGGATCGCCTAACTACCTTCCGTTTTTCGCACTGGTGGCTTGCTGCACGCTACTTTTTACTCTCCTTGTGGCCCTTGGTGTGGCGGTTTTTATAATGGATGCTCTATCTCTTGCTCCTAGGGATGCATGGCAAGCAACCTACGGCTCCTTCAACTCAACCGCATTCTACACATCAACATGCATAGTTACGTCATTCTGTGCGGTTATGGCTGTGCTTTTCTGGCAACTTTTTCTTCTCCATTGTTACCTCATGTACAAAAATATCACAACGTATGAATATTTCACTATGCAATTCTCCGAGGTTAGTTTAACCACTTAGTAACAATCCTGTGTTAGAACGTGGACGACAGCAttccagcatggcgccgatgcaTCGAAAAGGTAGTTGTGGATAGAAAGTAGGTTTAATCACCCACTTATTTGATGTCCTTGCAGGAGAATACAAAAAGGTCAGAAACCCAAACTTTCCAAAGTAACTGATAATGGAGCAATTATACCCGACATTGAGAACCGTCACAATGTGGACATGAATAATTAATTAATAAAATCATAGCTGTCGTCATCGTTTGCCCTATCCGGAACGAATTGCGATTTAGCATTCAAAGGGATTAACGGATCTGCATGGGCTTTTGTTTTCGACTCCGATACCTCTATTCCTGGTATCCTAGTGTACAACTGGTCAGATGTGAGAAGGCTGCGTGCAGTGGTGCTTGCAATTTGAACATCACTCGTGGCTGGACCTGCGTATAAAATGTATGCTCGTTGACAAATTGACCACGATAGCTTTAAAACGGTGGTCTCTATACAAAGAATATTTTGCATTGTTTCAACGAACGTTGGGTAACTTTACCATTTTCGGATGGTCGCGGTGGCGGAGGCGCTTCACGTGCCGCCCTTGCCACCTGCTCCTCCTCACCTCGAACTACCCAAGTTTTCAACTCCTCGTTGTAGTAGAAGTTATTTTCCTCACCCATCTAATATGATATAGCGGTCTGGATGTCTGACTTACGTGGGCTTCAGTGAAATTGCTGGAATCCTCAGTGCTTTTACCACGCAACAAATCCCAGAAGTAACCTGCAAACTCATGACATACACTTTTTATCACCTACTCTGCATCTTGACATAACTAGGTCAAATTAAGCGATTTGCACGAGTGGACGCTTGAGCATACTCCTATTAGCTGGGGTCCAATGAAAGGCACGTCTTTTTAGAATCGTGTGGTATCTTCACATTGACAAGTAATATCTCAAAAGGTTGTATAAATTTTTTAGACTCATCGGATACACTTTGCAGCGAAATCCGTCCTCCCCTTCGCGGTAGTATCGCACCTGACGCTATATATCCGCACACCTCTCGTATACTCACCGAATAGTTTTGTACCGAGCCACACCTATCAATTTGCCAAATGTCTTCAGAAATAATTGATTTGTTCTGTATTAGTCATATGGTTGTGGCCTCCTAGGTTAAACAGCTGGAAACTGTAGCCTACCTTCAGAATGCTGCAAGCGAACCACGGTTGAGCCTTCTTTATAATTTGGCGAAGAATGCGATCCTTTTTACATTTGTTATCAGCAAGTACTTCAATGTTTTGAATCTGTGGCACATCTATATCCATGCTGCCGACCTACCTTGAAGAGAGCCTGTCGGAAGAGAGCGTTGCGAATTTCCGTACGAACTGCATTCGCCTTTACCTCATACGCCCGTATGTGTGCATAATTGGATAACGATTGGGGATTAATGGTAAGGTGGTCTAAGCAACCGTGAGGTGCAGGCATTAGGCGGTGGTTTTCCAACCATTCCACAGACCGATACGCAGGAAACGAGCATATTTCTGCGGATTCTACGGCGCAGCTTTCATCGCGCAAATTTTCGAAACGATACATGCTTTTCTGCGGAGTATTAATAAGTTTTTCAGCAGTTTTGTCCCTTTATGTTTCCCCATCAGA contains:
- a CDS encoding cGMP dependent protein kinase, putative, giving the protein MLHETEELSRDLKKLHLINSSPKNIKYVKYKHGKVARAQPLGVALGDDSAEVSKLAKYAKTREKTDVDIALIRAAIKNNLVCDALNEYEVDAFVGAMSSFELPQGATVVTQGANGAYFFIISHGEFDVYVDGELVNSMSRGTAFGEISLIHNTPRSATVKVRDCAGNVGKLWGVTRLVFRETLKRISLRNYAENREFLDCVTIFESLSDDKKNCITNALVESRFSPGECIVKQGDSGDDLYIIKQGNADVYVDGVRVRTISKGQYFGERAILYCETRSATIQAIDDTTCVSLSRDILLNVLGNLNHVLFRNIMMESLQHSDVFRQFTGEQLCELIESASIRSFRKNCTVLDRENGLKGIRYFIVLEGSVKVLYNNDEIGIMERGDGFGEEYITHPNVPFRHTVVALGGSNYVGCKLALLTKHAIQLVLGGENLGERLDYNNKMVAIRKVHIFTHLSDTQIDKLIKAIKTIRYKQNDTVFVEGEIGDTLYIIKSGEVAIIKDGIKIRTLGKHDYFGERSLLYDEQRSASVIGNASQIDLWVVEKPIFMEIMEPTMLQHLEKRIKMQDTRVQFQELKVVKTIGHGTFGTVKLVTHETTGVRFALKCVSRKCIRALKQEKHIKLEREIMAQNDHPFIIQLVKTFKDAENVYFLTELVTGGELYDAIRKIGLLSRSQAQFYIASIVLAFEYLHERQIAYRDLKPENILLDEQGYIKLIDFGCAKKIKGRAYTLIGTPHYMAPEVILGKGYGCLADVWSFGICLYEFICGPLPFGNDAQDQIDIFRDILKGNLSFPEYIKDQDAINIINRLLCRVPESKYSAFLTDNIQDFDWDKLSGRAMQPPYVPNGETYNEDEVQEQVQAFQEMDDIKTDDDWELDF
- a CDS encoding DHHC zinc finger domain containing protein, putative, translated to MRGEVVCCVVKDVLHGSRDDAYQRDNGCTRPFHLAQLLASVVGIAVFCGFWYGIRPSFVFPYYYYINTAVCVLCVVVLGLFAGVTLSDPVDPRARKRGGAENVKKCDSDTCCDICGVVDLSAKHCNICNKCVLRFDHHCIWVNNCVGSPNYLPFFALVACCTLLFTLLVALGVAVFIMDALSLAPRDAWQATYGSFNSTAFYTSTCIVTSFCAVMAVLFWQLFLLHCYLMYKNITTYEYFTMQFSENVDDSIPAWRRCIEKVVVDRK
- a CDS encoding -COPII coat assembly protein sec16 — protein: MQSYFWDLLRGKSTEDSSNFTEAHMGEENNFYYNEELKTWVVRGEEEQVARAAREAPPPPRPSENGKVTQRPATSDVQIASTTARSLLTSDQLYTRIPGIEVSESKTKAHADPLIPLNAKSQFVPDRANDDDSYDFIN